One window of the Salvia miltiorrhiza cultivar Shanhuang (shh) chromosome 6, IMPLAD_Smil_shh, whole genome shotgun sequence genome contains the following:
- the LOC130990312 gene encoding protein DETOXIFICATION 16-like, which yields MDGHENNTSSLSTPLNSSSEKIKDENGSFLEELRKQLWLAGPLISVSLLQFCLQLISVMFVGHLGELALSAASMATSFASVTGFSLLMGMASALDTLCGQSYGAKQYHMLGIHTQRAMLVLLLACVPLAVIWANTGPILEALGQDPDISREAGSYARYMIPCVFGYSILQCQVRFLQTQSIVFPMMISTAITTLLHLLVCWILVFKSGLGSKGAAVASCVSYWLNALLLALYIKYSSSCSKTWAGFSREALHNIFDFLRLGLPSAVMVCLENWSFEMMVLLSGLLPNPALETSVLSICLNTSSTVWMIPFGLSSAISTRIANELGGGRARAARLALRVVLVMAVAESTLVALVLVLIRNMWGYAYSNEAEIVSYVAAMMPLLATSNFIDGLQCVLSGAVRGCGWQKTGACINLGSYYLVGIPTSIFLAFVLHVGGKGLWMGIICALVVQVICLSIIMLRTNWEHETKKARERVYNSTIPVELLW from the exons atggacgGACACGAAAACAATACATCCTCTCTCAGCACTCCATTAAATAGTAGTTCAGAAAAGATTAAAGATGAAAATGGTTCGTTTTTGGAGGAACTCAGAAAGCAATTATGGCTGGCGGGGCCTCTGATTTCGGTGTCTCTGCTGCAGTTTTGTTTGCAGCTGATTTCAGTTATGTTTGTGGGCCATTTGGGAGAGCTCGCTCTTTCTGCtgcttccatggccacctcctTCGCCTCTGTCACCGGTTTTAGCTTGCTG ATGGGCATGGCGAGCGCGTTAGACACGCTGTGTGGGCAGTCCTACGGAGCGAAGCAGTACCATATGCTCGGAATACACACTCAGAGGGCCATGTTGGTTCTGTTGCTGGCGTGCGTGCCCCTCGCTGTCATCTGGGCCAACACGGGTCCAATCCTCGAAGCATTAGGCCAAGATCCGGACATCTCTAGAGAGGCCGGAAGCTATGCTCGTTACATGATCCCTTGTGTTTTTGGATACAGCATCCTGCAATGCCAAGTCAGGTTCCTGCAGACGCAGAGCATCGTGTTCCCAATGATGATAAGCACCGCAATCACAACTCTGTTGCATCTCCTTGTGTGCTGGATTCTGGTGTTCAAGTCTGGACTTGGTAGCAAGGGAGCTGCTGTGGCTAGCTGCGTATCTTACTGGCTTAACGCGTTGCTTCTCGCTCTTTACATCAAGTATTCCTCGTCGTGCTCCAAGACGTGGGCTGGATTCTCGAGAGAAGCCCTGCACAACATCTTTGATTTCCTCAGACTCGGCCTCCCTTCAGCAGTTATGGTCTG CTTGGAGAATTGGTCGTTCGAGATGATGGTTCTGCTCTCTGGTCTTCTTCCAAATCCGGCATTGGAAACATCTGTTCTTTCCATCTG CCTTAATACATCTTCAACCGTTTGGATGATCCCGTTTGGGCTCAGTTCTGCTATCAg CACACGAATAGCAAACGAGCTTGGTGGTGGGCGGGCACGAGCAGCACGCTTAGCTCTGCGTGTGGTGCTAGTAATGGCCGTGGCCGAGAGCACTCTAGTTGCGCTGGTTCTTGTATTGATACGCAATATGTGGGGATATGCTTACAGCAATGAGGCAGAAATTGTGAGCTACGTAGCAGCAATGATGCCCCTTCTTGCTACATCTAACTTCATAGATGGCCTCCAATGTGTTCTATCAG GTGCTGTTAGAGGATGTGGATGGCAGAAAACGGGGGCGTGCATCAACCTCGGATCGTATTATCTTGTGGGCATCCCTACCTCCATCTTTTTAGCTTTCGTTCTGCATGTAGGAGGCAAG GGTCTGTGGATGGGGATTATATGCGCTCTGGTGGTGCAAGTGATCTGCCTTTCGATCATCATGCTACGGACTAACTGGGAACATGAA aCAAAGAAGGCCAGAGAAAGAGTGTATAACTCGACGATTCCAGTGGAGCTATTGTGGTGA